The sequence below is a genomic window from Balearica regulorum gibbericeps isolate bBalReg1 chromosome 9, bBalReg1.pri, whole genome shotgun sequence.
TGTTAGCTGGAACAACAGGCGTATTTTGGGGTGCACAGACACTGGAAAGCTTGCCTGCTTTTTGCAGCTAGAGTAGGCAGTCTTGTAAAGCCACTGCCTCTACCTGCAGAAGTCATCTCAGTAATTGCTGGTAGGGTTGTCCTTGCTCCGTCAGATCACTGTGAATCCACAGGGACACATCCCAGGCTCCCGCTTTTCTAAGTTCTTTTTGACTGCGAACTTGCAGTGGCTCAATGCGTTGAGCTGAAACTCTTAATATTCTACATTACAGGCATATTTTAATCAGATGGAAGTGCACATAGACAAGAAGCACAGAAGGTGcttggggaggtgggggagacAGAGCAGGATTACTCTAACTCAAAGGACAGTGAGTCCCTGCCAAATTCCTTAACAGTAAGTTAAAGGCTTTCTGCAGAACAAGAATACTTCTCTTTCACAGCTAAATTTAATCATTCTGGGTTGCTGACTCAAAAAGTCACacagatttctctttcaaagcatCTGGTTGAAATAATAGAcatccatgattttttttttttgtactcaAAGCAATCTTTTTGTCTTAATATCTACGGTTTTACAAGTAAATCTCATGCAATGTCCAGAAAAACTTATTAATATCCTTTATTTAGTATGCAATAGCTAATACGGTAATTTTTCAGTAGTAATTGCCAATAACTAAggtatttttcatctgtgttttccAGCCTCTCGGGTCCCTCACCTCCATTAGGAAAATACCCGCTCGGTTACCAGCACGGGGCCCCCGAAATTAGTATCAACACAGGATGGGCCAGGGTTTTTCCATCAACACTAGCgtacaaaatgttttcatactgGCTCAGAGCAAACCTCTGCTGACGGTTGTTTTCGGCAATAAATCAATTCTCTCGGACAGATAGGATCAAGCGAAGTCATAAATACATCAGCAGGCAGGATAGGAGGGTGGGCACACAGGTTGCACTCTGCAGCCTGCTATTATCAGCGGacagaaaaatcaatggaaTATCTGAACCCATTGCTTTCCTGGCAAGTTTTCaacttttttgcttgtttttctttttttttttttttccccccacaccaGTTCAGcccctgttttcctcttttaataCATTTCGCTGCCAAACTGCCATCCCTTCCCCGAGCAACAAGTGAAGTTTGCCATGGGGCCAGCTCCTCTCATCACATCTCTATTCTGCTACATTAGCGagtgttttgggggttgttttcttttacccAGAGCTCTGGGAGTTGGTCTCCACTTAGAGGAAAAGGCCGGAGCCCATGCGGTTGTGGAAAACCACAAACGAGAGTTCAGTGGCCAGAGGGTAAATAAGAACAGTCCGAGGTATATTACTTTCAGAGTATAATGAATTTTAAGTCAGTATTATGTCTTTTGAGGCCTTATTCATACTTATTAAATGCTCTGGAATAGTAATACCTCATTTTGCAAATAACAGATCATTAATCAGCTGAAATAATGTCAAAGTCCTGAGCTCTGTACATTATTCTCCTTCCAAAGGGACTGTCTTGTTGATCAGCCTGGAAAAAGTTGggttttgtaaaaatacatgtgggttgctttgttgttgttgtttaaacaaaaaaaaccaacacaacaacTTAAGAGCAAAAGGACcttatttattcttcatttgtGATCTGACAAAAGGAGCATTATTGTAATTGTGCCTAAAACATTGTGACCAAGCTGCTGTTCCCAGCCCAGATCATTCAGGGTATCAGCAACATGAGCAAATCACTTCACCTGTAAATACTTCAAAACTCACAGGGGTAAAAAACAGCAAGAAGTCCAAATCCGACCCAAAGAGCATTCGTCTGCCAATGTCTATGTAAATACACGtttcctttcctcacaggaTCTACTCAGTAGGAAAGCCATGTTCTGAggcagagaagagtctggctttTGGAGCACCACAACTCCTCTCCCTCATCCTCTTACATCCATTCTCCTGCCTGGAGTCACAGCGCAGCAGGACCAGGATGGGCAAGTGGCACACGAGACCCCGAACCCCGCTGCAACACTGCGAGATGTGAGATTTCACTTATTCTAGTGCAGCGTTACCCAACGCTGCCCCTGCAAGTTGTTTGCTGCCTGTGTGCTGGTTCTGTAATCCTGTCGCCCTTCGGCAAAGCAGATTTAGGGGCAATGCTCTCATCTCCATGTCTGCAGCCATGCAAACGGTGCTGATCCACAGCACGGTTCTCCTGGACTGGAACCAAAAACTTGCGTTTGTTTGTGACCAAGCGCAGCTCTGCTGGGCCTCCCCCATCCCAGGCAGGGAAATCCAGCAGAGCAGACTCCTCCAGCATGAAAATTTCtttcacaggcagaaaaaaaccctttttctttcactttgcGAAGCCCAAATACATGATTGAAGGTTTCGGGACAGGGATGTTCCAACAGCTCTCTAATGTGGCTGTTCATGATCGGGATGTCCAAAACAGGCCCTGTATAAAGCTGATTTTAGGACTTCCAGCTATGGCAACAGGCCCTTAAGCCCCACAGACCCCTCGGTCTCAGTCTCAGTCTCCTAGATTTTGGACGCACCAACTCATACCAACTGCTTCTCACCAAGGCACCGGGGGAAGGACCGTGCGCAAGGAAGGAGTGTCCAGAGGACAGCCCCTCCGAGCCTGCAGCTATAGCTGGTGCCCACTTGAACAAAAAataaggagaagaagaagaagaaagaagatgggCATGATGTCAGCATGGGCTGCCAGCGACCAGCAGAGCCACACAAAGAGGCCACTTTCCTTcacccctcctcctctgccacaCGGACGGGTGAAAACAAGGCACCGCAGGCTGTTGCTGAGATGATGAGGCTTCAAGAACATGCAGGTGTTGCATTGGGGACAATGAGCTCCACAGTCTGCACTGCTCAAAACAATCTCTGCAGACACTGAGGACAGGAAGAAATTCCCAGGGGAACTTGGAGGCCAAGGGCAAGGTTGGTCAGAGGGGTTTGGGAGGCACAGGGAACATGCCACCCCTCTTCCCAGGTCCGTGCCACCTCCTTGCGCCCTACCGTGCTGTCCCCACAGCACCAGCACCCCCTCAACCCCTCTTACACACCTCAGCTTACTTTGTCCTGGCTGCATCTGCGATGCCCAGGGAAAATTCGGAGGCTATCCTTTCCCAGTAAACAGCTTGGGAGTTTAGACCCTTTTCCAAAAATAGCATCGCCTCCACAGCGAACCAGCAAAACCattgcctgcaggcagctgcctgcgtgCAACGGCCATCGCCCTCCCGCAGACACAGGCGGTGGCCATGCCCAAGGACTCCACAAGACAAGGGGTTCACAGCCCTCCCCTCTTCGCCCTGCTTtgctccctgcctcctctctTTGTCCTCCCACTCCTGTTCGTGCCTTTTGTTCGCCCCACAGTCTGCAGCGATGCTGAAGAGCTTCAGGGTCAGCCCAGCCTGGACAACCGTACTTTCAGGTGAACGTGCTCAATCAGCTTGCACCACATTGTCCTGGAGCAGAAGAAGACCTCCAGCTCCGCACACACGCGGGGCCGGTGGGCGCCTTACCCAGGAGGATGATGAGGATCCCTCCCAGCTGCGACCGCCGGTACTTGGCAGCTCCAGGCTCGTGGCCCATTCGGATGCAGGGCAAGACTGTTATCAGCAAGAAGATAGCGGGAAGACCCAGGACGGAGGCAGCAATCATCAGTGCTCGACATGCTTGGACATACCCTGttggcaaggcaaggcaagagGATTTTGATTATTCGGCACAAGAGAAGGAGACCTCTGGACAAAGGTGTCTGATTAGCTCCCAATACTTGTATGGAGTAGGGGAGACAGGTTCGTTCCTTTGTGTAAACAGTTAAGACAGTGAGACTGCAGTACAGTGGTTAGTGCATGAACATGGGATGTGCGAGCTCAAAATTTTCCAACAAACAAGCAGCACTGCCTGGAAAACACCAGCTTGTCCCAGCAAGACACTGAGGAATTACGGAACCGGGAAATatggaagggaaaacaagagaaacagCTAGGAAGGAGTTTCCCTATATCTTCACAAAGACAGCCTTGATTAAATAACAAGAATTTAAAGTCTTAAAGAGCATCTTGCTGTGAGCAGAGGAGGTCAACAGTTATCCAGAGGAAGGCTGAATAGTTGAAGACCCATCACTGAAACATGCAGGTCCATTGGATACCAccatggaggaggagggatgctcACCAACCGCAGCCCCGGCCCGATGCTGCACCTCAGGAGCCCAGCCCGCTAGCGGGGTTTCAGAGGAGACCCGTGGCTCGAGCTGGCACAGCTCTTCCTTAGGGAGAAGAAACGCCTGcgctttgcagagctgcttgaGTTGCCATAACCAAGGGCCGCGTCATTCCTCTGGGTCCCTACGGACATCACGGGATGCCCTGGCGTTTCATGAGTTACCACCCCTCTCCTGGCCCCGTGCTGCAGCAGCCAAGCGCCAGGCAGTGAGGAACAACAGCGGCCAGGGACTGGGCAGGGCCCTGACTTTTCTACCACTCTGTGAGGGTCTATGTATAATAAtgtaacaatatttaaaatgttttcatatatatattatgtatatataatttctttttatatattcttatataaaaaaatctatatgcTCTATAAAatctatatataaataaataaaaccaggtCATTACttgcatggaaaagaaaaagcgtCAGATTTGCTCCGGTGCCTCCAGCAGAGCGAATGTGCTGGCTCTCTTTCCCATCTTATTAACAAAATGAAGCTGCCACATGCAGACGCGGAGTTTCATGATGTCTCAAACAATATCAGCAAAAAGGGGTCTCAAGCGAGTCTCGCTGACATACAGGTAAGACACCAGAAACGAGGATTTCACTGTTCCTGGAAATGCAGACTCTGTGTATATTGAatatttgcttgatttttttcaagaggaaccttaaaaacaaaagtcacCTGAGGACTTCAGGGCAAAAAATGAGATCCTAAACAAAGGAGATGGCAGTGCCCAGTGTGGTTTCTGTGCAATCAATCCCAATTAAACAAGAATAcaaacacattcattttaaagacTTAGACAATGAAGGACTCTAAATACATTTCAGCTAACGGGCACACCAGGATAAATTTCCCTCTCACAGAAAACTGCAGGTATTAAATAGGTTACAACCAGAAGCATCttgttttgtgatttgtttCTGCTGGAGAGAAgcattgctttctgctgctgaaagacCTGTTTACCTATTTATTAAATTTCCTTCAATAATATTTCTTTGGGGCAAGCCTTTTCTCTGTCCTGTCCTGGATCATATTGAACAATAGTGGCAATAAGGAAGGTAAACCtactaaaataaaagtataCACACATAGAGAAAGGGAGAATAGGAGCTAGTCTGAGAGATTCAATATTGCTAAGCACTATGTCATACAGACTAGACTCCgaaacagagaaaatatcagGAATAATCTTTGTAAGTTTCACAACagtttaaacaaagaaataaggaaacatgaaagaaaactacAAGGAATGGTTATTTCTACCCTGTCAGCTTTGGAATGTCAGCTCTGAAATGCTAGAGGAGGTGCAATCTAAACCATAGCAGAACAAAGCAGGCTGCAGAGTTAACAGTGATTGAAACAGATAAGATCGTTAACTCAGCTTACAGGGACAAGAGCACACAAGACTTTGGCAGGTTTAATTGGCTCAAAAGATGTATTAATACTGATTAAATACCTTGcttaatttttgctttgcagtaaaCTAGCTGAAAATTACTATATAATTAGAAAATATCAAGACAAGTTAAATGTAGTTCCATCTGTTTGCCATGTAAAAGTTCTGTCTTGCCTTAGAACATGTGGGAAGCACAAGACCCTCAAGACTAATCTTCCAAAAGATTAAAAGCCATAGCAGCATTAATAATAGATGCTGAAAGATTCATTATACTCAAAATCATTTTAAGGACTAGAACCTTAACATTTGTAAtagttcatcatcatctcaaAGCAAAACTCAAAGAACTCTGTTATACCTCAATATACTATGTATGTTTAGCAATGCAGCCTAGATAGAAGATGTGAAAGGAACAGCGAGCTTTTACTAAGAGCAATGATTAATGTTTAAACTGGTCTTTAATAGCCACAGATAACATGATACCTGGGTACAATTAAAACCAGGTATAATTTAATGAGAATCATGTTAAGAGCTATCATTCACATTCTTTAGCATATTTAATGGACCATCTCCTGTGCTGATGATGTTGAAGGAGCTTCGCCATCAATTCATCCTGCAGCAGGACCTGCCCCGCTCAGAGCAAGGCTTTGCTCCTCATCTCcgggtgggaagggggaggacGGGGCTCACGTACCTGGCAGTATGAGGATGTCCACGAGGGGCTTGCAGTGATAGAGACCTGTCGCCATGACGCAGTCTGCCCACAGCCCCTTGGATCCCAGCTCATCCATCTTCCTGCAGGTGGTAATGGTGTAGCCGCAAGTCACCACCCAGTCATTGGTGGCCGTTGCCACAACCACCCCGATCCACCCTATAAAACTGCAGACAAATCCGGCCAGGTGCAGGCAGGTGGCCACCATGTCGATCCCTTGGTGGGGCAAGCCGGACAGGAAAGCGCCCGCAGGGGTTCAGCAAAGCCGGCCGGCGAGTTCCCTACTGCGGATCCCGGCTGCTGGGACCTACTGCGGGCTGTGAGCAGGAGGGACGGGGCTTTGGTAGGACGAGGCCCCTGGTCAGACTCTGCTGCAGCACTcggctgcctctgcccagctccctccctgggAGGGGTCAGAGCTTCCTCCAGCCCCATCACGCATGGGAGGAGCGAGCAGGGAGCCCCAACTTCTGCCAGTTCATCGAGAGAgtcagaggagaaggagggtgtggagaggaggagatgcaGAATTGCACCCACCCGTGCCTGAAGAACAAACCAGGCTGCTTTATTCAAATGCGAACAGCCTGACTATTCAAAATGTAGCATCAAGAGAGAAATGTTAAGGGAGTGTTTTCGAGACTTAAATGATGGCATTGGTACCTCTTCATGGGAGGATAGGGCAAGAAACGTGATGGACAGAGTTACTCAAGAGGTGGAATTGATCATCTTATCAAAGCCATCGGCAAGGCTGCAGTAAAAGGACAAAATCAGTCTTGGGTCTTTCCTGACGCTTTCAGTAACTGCAAAAACACAAAAGACCCATCACTGCATTCTCTGCTTGTGCCTGGGTTTTCAAAAGTTAACTAACATGCAGGGagtcttaaatatgtttttaacagcactttatttcaatttttgaaTGCTAAAATTTAGAATGAGCAGTTTTTTTACTTGCACTCATTAGGGGTGTAAATTTTTGTCTACTCGATAGAACAAGGAACAGCCCACTTCAAAATAtcgaaaggaaaaaaaaccaaaaaaaccccaaaaccaaacttcACAGCCTGTTCTGCATCAGGAGAAATAGGCAGGCAGgatattttcctaattttatctgtattttgacAAACACGTCTGTGTTATGGGGTGCCAAACGCATCCCTAACGCAATGCCGTCATCGCGCGTCCCGGCTCTGCGGAGGGAAGAGTTGGGTGCGGGCAGCTCGACCGTGCCTGGGGAGACCGCTAGCGGAGAGCTGTCCGCATTgcagggggaaagggaaaa
It includes:
- the CLDN11 gene encoding claudin-11 isoform X1, translating into MVATCLHLAGFVCSFIGWIGVVVATATNDWVVTCGYTITTCRKMDELGSKGLWADCVMATGLYHCKPLVDILILPGYVQACRALMIAASVLGLPAIFLLITVLPCIRMGHEPGAAKYRRSQLGGILIILLAMCGVVATIWFPVCAHRETTIMSFGYSLYTGWIGSALCLFGGCVIVCCSGDAQTFGENRFYYASGSSSPTHAKSAHV
- the CLDN11 gene encoding claudin-11 isoform X3, whose protein sequence is MKRKMDELGSKGLWADCVMATGLYHCKPLVDILILPGYVQACRALMIAASVLGLPAIFLLITVLPCIRMGHEPGAAKYRRSQLGGILIILLAMCGVVATIWFPVCAHRETTIMSFGYSLYTGWIGSALCLFGGCVIVCCSGDAQTFGENRFYYASGSSSPTHAKSAHV